A single genomic interval of Bacillota bacterium harbors:
- the pfkA gene encoding 6-phosphofructokinase, whose product MQKKIAVLTSGGDAPGMNAAVRAVVRKGIFHDCQVYGIREGFRGIINNNIFPLNLGSVADVIQRGGTVLRTARCEEFKTPEGQQRGVENLRRHGIDGLVVIGGDGSFRGAQALQRLGVAAVGIPGTIDNDIPCTDFSIGFDTAINTAADAIDKIRDTATSHQRTFVVEVMGRDSGAIALAAGLAAGAESVLIPERPYDLDEVCARLEKGRKRGKLHSIILVAEGVATGYDVASAIKERTGHDTRVIVLGHLQRGGAPTAFDRVLASRMAAEAVDSLLAGDSGKMIAYREGKYQAVDLECAFNQPPNFDEKIYNLTKILSI is encoded by the coding sequence ATGCAGAAAAAAATTGCTGTCCTGACCAGCGGCGGAGACGCCCCGGGCATGAATGCCGCGGTGCGTGCTGTGGTGCGGAAGGGTATTTTTCATGACTGTCAGGTGTATGGTATTCGTGAAGGGTTTCGTGGCATAATCAATAACAACATCTTCCCCCTTAATTTGGGGTCGGTGGCGGATGTGATTCAGCGAGGCGGTACAGTTCTGCGCACCGCCCGCTGTGAGGAGTTCAAAACTCCCGAGGGCCAGCAACGGGGGGTGGAAAACCTCCGACGCCATGGTATCGACGGCTTGGTGGTCATCGGCGGTGACGGTTCCTTCCGCGGCGCCCAGGCCTTGCAGCGGCTTGGCGTGGCTGCCGTTGGTATTCCAGGCACCATCGATAACGACATCCCCTGCACCGATTTCTCCATAGGATTCGATACGGCCATTAACACCGCTGCCGATGCGATTGATAAAATCCGCGACACAGCCACTTCCCATCAGCGGACTTTTGTCGTCGAGGTCATGGGCCGGGACTCAGGCGCAATCGCGCTGGCTGCAGGGCTGGCCGCCGGCGCTGAGTCGGTATTGATTCCTGAGCGGCCGTACGACCTGGACGAAGTCTGTGCCCGGCTGGAAAAGGGGCGTAAGCGGGGCAAGCTCCATAGTATCATTCTGGTTGCCGAAGGGGTGGCCACCGGTTATGATGTGGCCAGCGCAATTAAGGAACGCACCGGTCATGACACACGGGTTATTGTGCTTGGTCATTTGCAGCGGGGCGGTGCCCCCACGGCCTTCGATCGGGTGTTGGCCAGCCGCATGGCCGCCGAAGCGGTGGATTCCCTATTGGCCGGTGATAGCGGTAAGATGATTGCGTATAGGGAGGGCAAGTATCAGGCGGTGGATTTAGAATGCGCCTTTAATCAGCCGCCTAATTTCGATGAGAAGATCTACAATTTGACGAAAATACTTTCGATATAG
- a CDS encoding P-II family nitrogen regulator: MEFNAIFVIVQRGKADKLVEAAKAAGAKGATVFYARGTGIHEAHKFFGLTMDAAKEVVVILSEADKTKEITAGLVEAGNLKCPGTGIAFVLPVLSLIGLAHREEMEQFLGGEN, from the coding sequence ATGGAGTTCAACGCAATTTTCGTGATTGTCCAGCGGGGGAAGGCAGATAAACTTGTGGAGGCGGCTAAGGCCGCTGGCGCCAAAGGGGCGACTGTCTTTTATGCCCGGGGGACGGGTATACACGAGGCCCATAAATTTTTCGGCTTGACCATGGATGCTGCCAAAGAAGTGGTGGTAATCCTCTCTGAGGCCGATAAAACCAAGGAGATCACCGCCGGTTTGGTTGAGGCCGGCAATCTTAAATGCCCCGGCACGGGCATTGCCTTCGTGCTCCCGGTCCTTAGCTTGATTGGCCTCGCTCACCGGGAGGAAATGGAACAGTTTCTCGGGGGAGAAAATTAG
- a CDS encoding DUF1538 domain-containing protein: protein MHISEVGRLFAETMRGIVPITVFLIGFQLLVLRQPLENIRTLVLGVGLAATGLFLFSVGLQIGLLPLGETLGTNLPKRESVLLVIVFGFFLGYLATLAEPALLALSQEVDNLTQGAISSRMMVHIVALGVAVGVAGGLAKIIYKVPNSYILIPVYLLVIVLTWLSPEASTGIAYDSAGVTTGPVTVPLNLALAVGLSAVLGGRDPLLDGFGIIALASAGPIITVQLAGLIFRF from the coding sequence ATGCACATAAGCGAAGTTGGCCGTCTGTTTGCGGAAACGATGCGCGGAATTGTGCCGATTACAGTGTTCTTGATTGGCTTTCAACTCCTGGTCCTGCGCCAACCACTGGAGAATATCCGGACCCTGGTACTGGGAGTGGGGTTAGCCGCTACAGGCCTGTTCTTGTTTTCAGTGGGTTTACAAATCGGGCTATTGCCCCTGGGGGAGACCTTGGGCACAAATTTGCCCAAACGGGAGAGCGTGCTGCTGGTCATCGTTTTCGGCTTTTTCCTCGGTTATTTGGCGACGTTGGCGGAACCGGCGCTCTTGGCCCTGTCCCAGGAAGTAGACAATCTGACCCAGGGGGCAATCTCCAGCCGGATGATGGTGCATATCGTTGCCTTGGGCGTGGCTGTGGGTGTGGCCGGTGGTTTGGCCAAGATTATATACAAAGTGCCCAACTCATATATTCTGATTCCCGTGTATTTGCTGGTTATAGTGCTGACATGGCTTTCCCCAGAGGCATCGACCGGAATTGCCTACGATTCCGCGGGGGTGACCACAGGTCCGGTGACGGTTCCCCTAAATCTTGCCCTGGCAGTTGGCCTGTCGGCTGTTCTGGGTGGGCGGGACCCGCTTTTAGATGGATTTGGCATCATCGCCCTGGCTTCCGCAGGACCAATCATCACCGTACAGCTGGCAGGGCTGATTTTTAGATTCTAG
- a CDS encoding crotonase, producing MPVRVETNAGVAVVTIDREKQLNALNVRTLQELELELTALKTDDNVKAVVLTGAGSKAFVAGADIAEMKDMTEREAFEFSGLGHRVFALVESLPKPVIAAVNGYALGGGCELALAADLRFASEKAKFGQPELGLGIIPGFGGTRRLARLVGRGRALELIYGCDTLDAARALELGLVERVFASEDLLPETLAFANKLATKSLRALRAAKAAVTAGDDPGLAREQELFAQLFTGVDQKEGMTAFIERRKPEFKE from the coding sequence ATGCCGGTTCGGGTGGAAACCAATGCGGGGGTGGCTGTTGTTACCATAGACCGGGAAAAACAACTCAATGCCCTGAACGTGCGGACCCTGCAGGAGCTGGAGCTGGAGTTGACTGCTCTCAAGACCGATGACAATGTCAAAGCGGTGGTGCTCACTGGCGCCGGCAGCAAGGCCTTTGTCGCCGGTGCAGATATTGCCGAGATGAAGGATATGACCGAACGGGAGGCCTTTGAGTTTTCCGGCCTTGGCCACCGGGTTTTTGCCCTGGTGGAAAGTCTGCCCAAGCCGGTGATTGCCGCTGTCAACGGCTACGCCCTGGGGGGCGGCTGTGAGCTGGCGCTGGCGGCGGATTTGCGCTTTGCTTCTGAAAAAGCCAAATTCGGCCAGCCGGAACTGGGCCTGGGGATCATTCCCGGTTTTGGCGGCACCCGGCGACTGGCCCGCTTGGTAGGGCGGGGCCGGGCCCTGGAATTGATCTACGGTTGTGACACCCTGGATGCAGCCCGGGCCCTGGAGCTGGGCTTGGTGGAACGGGTCTTTGCGTCCGAAGATTTGCTGCCGGAAACCCTGGCCTTTGCCAACAAGCTGGCGACAAAAAGCCTGCGGGCGTTGCGGGCGGCCAAGGCAGCTGTGACTGCAGGCGACGACCCCGGTCTTGCCCGGGAGCAGGAATTATTTGCCCAGCTCTTCACCGGCGTCGATCAAAAAGAAGGTATGACGGCATTTATTGAGCGTCGCAAGCCGGAATTTAAAGAATAG
- a CDS encoding 3-hydroxybutyryl-CoA dehydrogenase yields MENVFVVGAGQMGAGIAQVAAQAGFAVKLYDIKNELVEKAVGRIDKGLAKQVAKGRLEEATRQEILGRIAIAKSLAEADTADLVIEAVIEDRSIKRQLFAELAGVCKETAILATNTSSISITEIAGYTKCPERVIGMHFMNPVPVMKLVELISGAATSADNLARTREAALAMGKTPVQVNDAPGFVVNRVLIPMINEASYLLMEGVAEAKDIDQAMTLGANHPLGPLALADLIGLDVCLAIMEVLHKDLGDDKYRPCPLLRKYVLAGWLGRKSGRGFYDYREGQ; encoded by the coding sequence ATGGAAAATGTATTTGTTGTTGGTGCGGGACAAATGGGCGCCGGTATAGCCCAGGTTGCGGCCCAGGCAGGTTTTGCCGTCAAGCTTTATGACATCAAGAATGAATTGGTGGAAAAGGCAGTTGGCCGCATCGACAAGGGGCTGGCGAAGCAGGTGGCCAAGGGACGGCTGGAGGAAGCGACCCGACAGGAGATCCTGGGGCGAATCGCCATTGCCAAATCGCTGGCTGAGGCCGATACTGCCGATTTGGTGATCGAGGCGGTAATTGAGGACCGCAGCATCAAGCGGCAGCTCTTTGCTGAATTGGCGGGAGTTTGTAAAGAAACGGCAATCCTCGCCACCAACACTTCGTCAATTTCGATTACCGAAATCGCCGGCTATACCAAGTGTCCGGAGCGGGTGATTGGCATGCATTTCATGAATCCGGTGCCGGTGATGAAGCTGGTGGAGCTGATCAGTGGCGCCGCCACCAGTGCAGATAATCTGGCGCGGACCCGGGAAGCAGCCCTGGCCATGGGCAAGACCCCGGTGCAGGTCAACGACGCTCCCGGCTTTGTTGTCAACCGAGTATTGATCCCGATGATTAACGAGGCAAGCTACCTGTTAATGGAAGGTGTGGCCGAAGCCAAGGACATAGACCAGGCCATGACTCTGGGCGCCAACCATCCTCTGGGCCCCCTGGCTCTGGCGGACTTGATCGGTCTCGATGTCTGCCTGGCAATTATGGAGGTGCTGCATAAGGACCTGGGCGACGACAAATACCGGCCCTGTCCGTTGCTGCGGAAATATGTGCTGGCGGGGTGGCTGGGCCGCAAATCCGGCCGCGGTTTCTACGATTACCGGGAGGGGCAATAA
- a CDS encoding NAD-dependent malic enzyme has translation MREKALKLHRDNQGKLAVTSKVPLRDANDLSLAYSPGVAEPCLEIHKDVKTVNEYTARGNFVAVVSNGTAVLGLGNIGPEAAMPVMEGKAVLFKSFAGVDAIPICLDTTDIDEIVRTVKLLQPTFGGINLEDIAAPDCFEIEERLKKETNIPIFHDDQHGTAIVTAAALLNALKLAKKNIADIRVAVNGAGASAIAVTKLLMSMGVEKVIMCDTTGAIYKGRTERMNPFKEQIAEMTNPERISGKLGDAVKDCDVFVGLSVGNVLSPEMVRSMAPDPIIFAMANPTPEIDPALAKEAGASVIGTGRSDYPNQINNVLAFPGLFRGALDAQASDINEEMKIAAAQGIADLVSAEELKPEYIIPGPFDPRVAPAVAAAVAQTAMDTGVAGITVDPEAVAKRTRELASIK, from the coding sequence ATGCGCGAAAAAGCACTGAAACTCCACCGTGACAACCAGGGTAAACTTGCCGTCACCAGCAAGGTTCCCCTGCGGGATGCCAATGATTTGAGTCTTGCCTATTCCCCCGGCGTTGCTGAACCGTGTCTGGAAATACATAAGGACGTGAAGACAGTTAATGAATACACCGCCCGGGGCAACTTTGTCGCCGTCGTCTCCAATGGCACCGCGGTACTTGGCCTGGGCAATATCGGACCAGAAGCGGCAATGCCGGTAATGGAAGGCAAGGCAGTGCTCTTTAAATCATTTGCCGGCGTCGATGCCATCCCGATTTGCCTGGACACCACCGATATTGATGAGATCGTCCGGACTGTAAAACTGCTGCAGCCCACATTCGGTGGCATCAACCTTGAAGATATTGCTGCCCCTGACTGTTTTGAGATTGAAGAGCGGTTAAAGAAGGAAACAAACATTCCCATCTTTCACGACGATCAGCACGGCACCGCGATTGTTACCGCCGCAGCCCTGCTCAACGCCCTGAAACTGGCAAAGAAAAACATCGCCGATATTCGGGTAGCGGTAAACGGCGCCGGTGCTTCGGCAATTGCCGTTACCAAGCTTTTGATGAGCATGGGCGTGGAAAAAGTGATTATGTGTGACACAACCGGAGCTATTTATAAGGGCCGCACCGAGCGGATGAATCCCTTTAAAGAGCAGATTGCGGAAATGACCAACCCGGAGCGGATCAGCGGCAAACTGGGCGATGCAGTCAAAGACTGCGATGTATTTGTCGGCCTTTCGGTAGGCAATGTGCTCAGCCCCGAGATGGTGCGTTCGATGGCGCCGGACCCGATAATTTTCGCCATGGCCAACCCGACACCGGAAATTGATCCTGCTTTGGCTAAAGAGGCAGGCGCATCGGTAATCGGCACCGGTCGCAGCGATTATCCCAACCAGATTAACAACGTTCTTGCCTTCCCCGGTCTTTTCCGGGGCGCCCTGGACGCCCAGGCCAGCGATATTAACGAAGAAATGAAGATCGCTGCCGCCCAGGGGATTGCCGACTTGGTTAGCGCGGAGGAACTGAAGCCCGAGTACATCATCCCTGGCCCCTTTGATCCCCGTGTGGCGCCAGCTGTGGCGGCGGCGGTGGCCCAGACAGCCATGGACACCGGCGTGGCCGGCATCACCGTCGACCCGGAAGCGGTCGCCAAGCGCACCCGGGAACTGGCAAGCATTAAATAA
- a CDS encoding phosphatidylglycerophosphatase A: MREIVVKMLNERGVSLESIAQLVLELQLPYNPELTLEECLENVQRVLEKREVLHAMLTGITLDIYAEKELLPEPLLGILTRDDPLYGIDEVLALSITNIYGSIGFTNFGYLDKVKTGILENINSKQKGVVNTFLDDLVAAVAAAAAARLAHQ, translated from the coding sequence GTGCGGGAAATAGTCGTTAAAATGCTAAACGAGCGAGGCGTGAGTTTAGAGAGCATTGCCCAGTTGGTGCTGGAACTCCAACTTCCATACAATCCGGAGCTGACGTTGGAGGAGTGCCTGGAAAATGTCCAGCGGGTGCTGGAAAAGCGGGAAGTGCTCCATGCAATGCTGACGGGAATCACTTTGGATATTTACGCGGAGAAAGAATTGCTCCCGGAACCTTTGTTGGGGATTTTGACCCGAGACGATCCCTTGTACGGCATCGATGAAGTTCTGGCCCTGAGCATCACCAACATTTACGGGAGTATCGGCTTTACCAATTTTGGTTACCTGGACAAAGTAAAGACGGGGATTCTTGAGAATATCAATAGCAAGCAAAAAGGGGTTGTAAACACCTTTTTGGATGACTTGGTAGCAGCTGTGGCTGCAGCCGCCGCTGCTCGCTTGGCCCACCAATAG
- a CDS encoding DNA polymerase III subunit alpha: protein MTTKTGGFVHLHNHTEYSLLDGAAKIKELVAAAVEMKMPAMAITDHGTMYGVVDFYKAAHKAGIKPILGCEVYVAPESRFVKEGSREDNLYHLVLLAENNQGYKNLMELVTLSNREGFYYKPRVDRELLRKHSQGLICLSGCLGGQIPTLLMRGNTEGARELAREFRDIFGPENFYLELQDHQMLEQKEVNEALAAMSKELDIPLVATNDLHYLRREDAEAHDILLCIQTAKQVDDENRMRFPNDEFYLKSPLEMSKLFAWCPEAVENTLKIAERCHVELDFETMHMPDYPVPEGHNPDTWLRHLCEEQLTWRYPEPTEEVRERMEFELSVIKRMGYSGYFLIVWDFVDFARRNNILVGPGRGSGAGSIVAYILGITDIDPLPYKLLFERFLNPERVSMPDFDIDFCYERRGEVMEYVMHKYGRERVAQIITFGTMAARAVVRDVGRAMGFSFAETDRIAKLIPEELKMTIDKALEAQPELRTLVKEDERVAKLIDIARKLEGLARHASMHAAGVVIAKEELVNYVPLQGNDEEGLVTQFPMTTLEELGLLKMDFLGLRTLTIINHSVQNIRQTRGIDVDIANIPLDDLATYKLLCDANTLGVFQLESDGMRKVMTELKPSTFEDIVALVALYRPGPMEQIPAFIASKHGETPVKYPHPKLEELLKETYGIMIYQEQIMLAAAELAGFSLGQADLLRRAMGKKKLDVMKEQRKIFIQGCKDKNGLTEKQAGDIYDLIVKFADYGFNKSHSAAYALVAYQTAWLKANYPIEFMAAMLGGAMGNSDKVAFYIDHCRRLGIEVLPPDINESGVSFTVVEDKIRFGLGAVKNVGAAAVEQMLEEREQGGDFTSLSDFCERMNGRCNKRMLEYMIKGGAFDGLPGHRGQKLAALEDVLARAARIHKQKISGQMDIFSLIEDDGPAAEALPPVEPLSRDAILTAEKEALGLYITGHPLEEYLELLDSLNVLPISGLNADTHDGKEVTVAGIVTARRTIITRRGSPMSFVTLEDQFGSVELIFFEEMLRTCGELLKEKGPLLVRGRAEFQTQDQPKLMPASVTRLQAPNGTHKLYLKFEDRENEDLLNRVFYALAQFPGDTAVYLYLPEINRTRLLDQFPVDPCENLIRQLEELLGKSCVVLKKVKQAAGGE from the coding sequence ATGACTACAAAAACCGGTGGCTTTGTCCACCTGCACAACCATACTGAATACTCGCTGCTGGACGGCGCCGCCAAGATAAAAGAACTGGTGGCGGCGGCGGTAGAAATGAAGATGCCGGCCATGGCAATTACCGACCACGGTACTATGTACGGAGTTGTGGATTTTTACAAAGCGGCGCATAAGGCAGGCATCAAGCCGATTCTGGGCTGCGAGGTGTATGTGGCCCCGGAGTCGCGCTTCGTCAAGGAAGGCAGCCGCGAGGACAATCTCTACCACCTGGTGCTTTTGGCGGAAAACAACCAGGGATACAAAAATCTGATGGAATTGGTCACCCTCAGCAACCGGGAGGGCTTTTATTACAAACCCCGGGTGGACCGGGAGCTATTGCGCAAGCATTCCCAGGGCCTGATTTGCCTCTCCGGCTGCCTGGGCGGTCAGATTCCAACTTTGCTGATGCGCGGCAACACTGAGGGCGCCCGGGAACTGGCCAGAGAATTCCGAGATATATTCGGCCCGGAAAATTTTTATCTCGAACTCCAGGATCATCAGATGCTGGAGCAAAAGGAAGTTAACGAGGCGTTGGCGGCGATGAGTAAAGAACTGGATATTCCGTTGGTGGCCACCAATGACCTCCATTACCTGCGCCGGGAGGATGCCGAGGCCCATGATATTCTCCTGTGCATCCAAACCGCCAAGCAGGTGGATGATGAAAACAGGATGCGGTTTCCCAATGACGAGTTTTACTTAAAATCGCCCCTGGAGATGTCCAAACTCTTCGCCTGGTGTCCGGAGGCCGTGGAAAATACGTTAAAAATAGCCGAGCGCTGTCATGTGGAGCTGGATTTTGAGACCATGCACATGCCCGACTACCCGGTGCCGGAAGGGCATAACCCCGATACCTGGTTGCGGCACTTATGCGAAGAGCAACTGACCTGGCGCTATCCGGAACCGACTGAGGAAGTCCGGGAGCGCATGGAATTCGAACTCTCGGTAATCAAGCGCATGGGCTATTCCGGTTATTTTCTCATCGTCTGGGACTTTGTTGATTTTGCCCGGCGCAATAACATCCTCGTCGGTCCCGGCCGGGGCTCCGGCGCCGGCAGCATCGTCGCCTATATCCTCGGGATCACCGATATCGACCCTCTGCCCTATAAGCTGCTGTTTGAGCGCTTCCTCAATCCGGAGCGGGTGTCGATGCCCGACTTTGATATCGACTTCTGCTATGAACGCCGGGGAGAGGTCATGGAATATGTTATGCATAAATACGGCCGGGAACGGGTTGCCCAAATCATCACCTTCGGGACAATGGCCGCCCGGGCGGTGGTGAGGGATGTGGGCCGGGCCATGGGTTTTTCCTTTGCCGAGACCGACCGCATCGCCAAGCTGATCCCCGAGGAATTGAAGATGACCATCGACAAGGCTTTAGAGGCGCAGCCCGAGCTGAGAACTTTGGTCAAGGAAGACGAGCGGGTGGCCAAACTGATAGACATCGCCCGCAAACTGGAGGGGCTGGCCCGCCATGCCTCGATGCACGCCGCCGGGGTCGTAATCGCCAAAGAGGAGCTGGTCAATTATGTGCCGCTCCAGGGCAATGACGAGGAAGGGCTGGTAACCCAGTTCCCCATGACCACTCTGGAAGAACTGGGCCTCTTAAAAATGGACTTCCTCGGCCTGAGGACGCTGACTATCATCAATCATTCGGTGCAGAACATTCGCCAAACCCGGGGCATTGATGTGGATATTGCCAACATTCCCCTGGACGATCTGGCCACATATAAGCTGCTGTGCGATGCCAACACCCTGGGCGTGTTCCAGCTGGAGAGCGACGGCATGCGCAAGGTGATGACCGAACTCAAACCCTCGACCTTTGAGGATATCGTCGCGCTGGTTGCCCTCTATCGGCCCGGCCCCATGGAACAGATTCCTGCCTTTATCGCCAGTAAACACGGGGAGACGCCGGTCAAATACCCCCACCCGAAACTGGAGGAGCTGCTGAAAGAGACGTATGGGATCATGATCTATCAGGAGCAGATCATGTTGGCCGCTGCGGAACTGGCCGGGTTTAGCCTGGGACAAGCCGACCTCCTGCGCCGGGCCATGGGCAAAAAGAAGCTGGATGTCATGAAGGAGCAGCGCAAGATCTTTATCCAGGGCTGTAAGGACAAAAACGGCCTTACCGAGAAGCAGGCTGGGGATATATATGATTTGATTGTCAAGTTTGCCGATTATGGCTTCAATAAATCCCACTCGGCCGCCTATGCCCTGGTGGCCTACCAGACCGCCTGGCTCAAGGCCAATTACCCGATTGAATTCATGGCTGCGATGTTGGGCGGCGCCATGGGTAACAGCGATAAGGTCGCCTTTTACATCGACCACTGTCGCCGTCTGGGCATTGAAGTTTTGCCGCCGGATATCAACGAGAGCGGCGTCAGTTTCACTGTGGTGGAAGATAAAATTCGGTTTGGCCTTGGCGCCGTGAAAAATGTCGGCGCCGCCGCGGTGGAGCAAATGCTGGAAGAGCGGGAACAAGGTGGAGATTTCACCAGTCTCTCGGACTTTTGCGAGCGAATGAACGGCCGCTGCAACAAGCGGATGCTGGAATATATGATCAAAGGCGGCGCCTTCGACGGCCTGCCCGGGCACCGTGGTCAGAAGCTGGCTGCTCTGGAGGATGTCTTGGCCCGGGCGGCGCGCATCCACAAGCAGAAAATCAGCGGCCAGATGGACATCTTCTCGCTGATTGAAGATGATGGACCGGCAGCAGAAGCCCTGCCACCTGTGGAGCCTCTGTCCCGGGATGCGATATTGACCGCCGAGAAAGAGGCGCTGGGGCTGTATATCACGGGGCATCCTCTGGAGGAGTACCTGGAACTTTTAGATTCCCTGAATGTGCTGCCAATATCAGGCCTCAATGCCGATACCCATGACGGCAAGGAGGTAACGGTGGCGGGGATTGTCACAGCCAGGCGCACGATTATCACCCGCCGCGGCTCGCCCATGAGCTTTGTGACCTTAGAGGATCAGTTCGGCTCGGTGGAACTAATTTTCTTTGAGGAGATGCTGCGGACTTGCGGCGAGCTGCTCAAGGAAAAGGGGCCGCTTTTGGTACGGGGAAGGGCGGAATTCCAGACCCAAGACCAGCCCAAACTGATGCCCGCCTCGGTCACCCGGCTCCAGGCGCCCAATGGGACCCACAAATTGTATCTAAAATTCGAGGACCGCGAGAACGAAGATTTGTTGAATCGGGTGTTTTATGCCCTGGCACAGTTTCCCGGTGATACAGCTGTCTATCTGTACTTGCCGGAGATCAACCGCACGCGCTTACTGGATCAATTTCCCGTCGACCCCTGTGAAAACCTGATCCGGCAGCTGGAAGAGTTGCTGGGAAAATCTTGTGTCGTTCTAAAAAAGGTAAAACAGGCAGCCGGTGGCGAATAG
- a CDS encoding sporulation protein produces the protein MSTNYVYTLVLDFLIALGVVVGGALVGALAAILTNRPPLHLMVDLAERLKIWALVSALGGTFGTIRALESGLFGGQLGVVARQSTIVLSAFLGAHLGYLLITYLARGSLK, from the coding sequence CTGTCTACTAATTATGTATATACTTTGGTCCTCGACTTCCTGATTGCACTGGGTGTCGTTGTCGGCGGCGCCCTGGTGGGGGCGCTAGCGGCAATCCTAACCAACCGCCCACCGCTGCACCTGATGGTTGACTTGGCTGAACGCCTGAAAATCTGGGCCCTGGTCAGCGCCTTGGGTGGCACATTCGGCACCATCCGCGCCCTGGAAAGCGGACTGTTTGGCGGACAGCTTGGGGTAGTGGCCCGTCAGAGCACAATCGTGCTCAGCGCCTTTTTGGGCGCCCATCTCGGTTACTTGCTGATTACCTATCTGGCCCGGGGCAGCCTGAAATGA
- a CDS encoding CBS domain-containing protein produces MTKHQQLLKHIEGLAVGEKISVRQMARSLEVSEGTAYRAIKEAENLGLVSSMPRVGTVRIEKKVKRDIQHLTFAEVVNIVDGSIMGGRDGLHKSLNKFLIGAMELGSMARYIEPDSLLIVGDREEAQRLALQMGAAVLITGGFDAAGEIRDMADDLQMPLISSSYDTFTIATMINRAIFDRMIKKDILRVEDIMVRDPIFLQENDLAEAWLIQARQSGHSRFPVVDVQERVVGMVTNRDVAGVDPETPLERIMTTKPYTVTPRSSLASVAHLMVWQGIELVPVVEERKLLGVVTRQDVLKALQLAQRQPQVQMTHGDILLSQFSKQSLETATVLKGQMPPVAMDRGGSVSPGSLMTLLTAASEFAMQRAGFKDLVLDSISVYFLHPVPPESEMEIRAGVIDSGRHFGKVDLVVKCGNEVVCKAVASLQSLD; encoded by the coding sequence ATGACCAAGCATCAACAGCTTCTAAAGCATATAGAAGGGTTGGCGGTGGGAGAAAAGATTTCGGTGCGCCAGATGGCCCGCTCCCTGGAAGTGAGCGAAGGAACTGCCTATCGTGCGATTAAAGAGGCGGAAAATCTGGGGCTCGTCAGCTCGATGCCCCGGGTCGGCACCGTTCGCATCGAAAAGAAAGTCAAGCGGGACATTCAGCACCTGACCTTTGCCGAGGTAGTCAATATTGTCGACGGTTCAATCATGGGCGGCAGGGATGGATTGCATAAGTCATTGAACAAGTTTCTCATCGGCGCAATGGAATTGGGCTCGATGGCCAGATACATAGAACCCGACAGCCTGCTGATTGTCGGCGATCGGGAGGAGGCCCAGCGCTTGGCCCTGCAGATGGGAGCGGCAGTGTTGATCACTGGCGGCTTTGATGCCGCTGGGGAAATCCGGGACATGGCAGACGATTTGCAAATGCCTTTAATATCTTCCAGTTACGACACATTTACAATCGCGACAATGATTAACCGGGCAATCTTTGACCGAATGATCAAAAAGGATATCCTGCGGGTGGAGGATATTATGGTGCGCGACCCAATCTTTCTGCAGGAAAATGATTTGGCCGAAGCATGGCTGATTCAGGCGCGGCAAAGCGGACACAGCCGTTTCCCCGTGGTCGATGTCCAGGAACGTGTAGTGGGCATGGTCACCAACCGGGATGTAGCGGGGGTTGATCCGGAAACGCCCTTGGAGCGGATAATGACCACCAAACCTTACACTGTTACTCCCCGCTCTTCGCTGGCCTCGGTGGCCCATTTGATGGTTTGGCAGGGCATCGAGTTGGTACCGGTTGTGGAGGAGCGAAAGCTGTTGGGGGTTGTCACCCGTCAGGATGTCCTGAAAGCACTGCAGCTGGCCCAGCGCCAGCCTCAGGTGCAGATGACCCACGGCGACATCCTGCTTAGCCAATTCAGCAAGCAGAGTTTAGAAACGGCCACTGTCCTCAAAGGGCAGATGCCGCCGGTGGCCATGGACCGGGGCGGCAGCGTGTCCCCGGGGTCGCTGATGACTTTGCTCACCGCCGCCTCTGAATTCGCCATGCAGCGAGCGGGCTTCAAAGATCTCGTGTTGGACTCAATTTCAGTATACTTCCTGCATCCGGTGCCGCCGGAGTCGGAAATGGAGATTCGCGCCGGCGTCATCGATTCCGGCCGCCATTTTGGCAAGGTGGATTTAGTGGTGAAGTGTGGAAACGAAGTAGTGTGCAAGGCGGTGGCATCACTCCAGAGTCTGGACTAA